A stretch of Peteryoungia algae DNA encodes these proteins:
- a CDS encoding PQQ-dependent sugar dehydrogenase, translating to MKMLNLSDKTKLLAAPIIALALALPASAQDQSEHHAGSVTLKVTTVAGDLEHPWSVEVLPDGAYVVTERPGRMRIIRDGKVGEPLRGLPAIAAVGQGGLLDVALAKDFAETRQLFFTAAVPGPGGQGTAVFSARLSENEQRLEEVDRIFLMNKLTRAGQHFGSRIAIAADGSLFFGIGDRGDDDRAQDPADHAGKIMHITPDGSPANGNPQGQALPEVWSSGHRNPQGLAIDPADNRLYTVEHGARGGDEINAPQAGKNYGWPVISYGKHYSGAEIGIGQSADGYEQPLHYWDPSIAPGALAIYRGTMFPEWDGDFLVAALKYQLLARMERNDEGSFETEERMLGGEYGRIRDVKVAPDGSILLVTDEEDGQLLRITRGSDS from the coding sequence ATGAAGATGCTGAACCTGTCGGACAAGACCAAGCTGCTGGCAGCGCCCATTATTGCACTCGCCCTCGCCCTGCCCGCCTCGGCACAGGACCAGTCGGAGCACCATGCCGGCAGTGTCACCCTGAAGGTTACCACCGTCGCCGGCGACCTGGAACATCCCTGGTCCGTCGAGGTCTTGCCTGATGGAGCCTATGTGGTGACCGAGCGCCCCGGCCGCATGCGCATAATAAGAGACGGAAAGGTCGGCGAGCCTCTGCGCGGGCTACCGGCGATCGCCGCCGTCGGTCAGGGCGGCCTTCTCGATGTGGCGCTCGCGAAGGACTTTGCCGAAACGCGGCAGCTGTTCTTCACTGCGGCTGTCCCCGGTCCGGGAGGCCAGGGCACCGCCGTCTTTTCAGCCCGCCTCAGCGAGAACGAGCAACGCCTCGAAGAGGTCGACCGCATCTTCCTGATGAACAAGCTGACAAGAGCCGGCCAGCATTTCGGATCGCGCATCGCCATTGCAGCCGATGGCAGCCTCTTTTTCGGCATCGGCGATCGGGGCGACGACGATCGCGCCCAGGATCCTGCTGACCACGCCGGCAAGATCATGCACATCACACCGGACGGCAGCCCGGCGAATGGAAACCCGCAGGGCCAGGCCCTGCCGGAGGTCTGGTCTAGCGGCCACCGCAACCCACAGGGCCTTGCGATCGATCCCGCCGACAACCGTCTCTACACGGTTGAACACGGTGCCCGCGGTGGAGACGAGATCAACGCGCCGCAGGCCGGCAAAAACTATGGTTGGCCCGTCATCTCCTACGGCAAGCATTATTCGGGCGCTGAGATCGGCATTGGACAGTCCGCCGACGGCTACGAGCAGCCGCTCCACTACTGGGACCCGTCGATCGCACCTGGGGCGCTTGCCATCTACCGCGGCACAATGTTTCCGGAATGGGACGGCGACTTTCTGGTCGCAGCCCTCAAATACCAACTCCTGGCGCGCATGGAACGCAACGACGAAGGCTCATTTGAAACCGAAGAGCGGATGTTGGGTGGCGAATATGGACGTATCCGGGACGTGAAAGTCGCACCGGACGGCTCAATTCTGTTGGTGACCGACGAAGAGGACGGCCAATTGCTGCGCATTACGCGCGGCAGCGACAGCTGA
- a CDS encoding cold-shock protein: protein MAETGTVKFFNTDKGFGFIKPDNGGADIFVHISAVQASGLSGLTENQKVSFDTEPDRRGKGPKAVNLQISG from the coding sequence ATGGCCGAGACTGGCACTGTAAAATTCTTCAATACCGACAAGGGCTTTGGCTTCATCAAGCCCGACAACGGCGGCGCGGACATCTTCGTCCATATCTCCGCTGTTCAGGCATCGGGCCTATCGGGTCTGACCGAGAACCAGAAGGTCAGCTTCGACACCGAGCCCGATCGCCGTGGCAAGGGCCCCAAGGCCGTGAACCTGCAGATCTCCGGCTGA
- a CDS encoding BA14K family protein, translated as MMKIAQNALLAAAVTLTPIAAATQAEAGDRNYRHHRSDDALALGVIGLATGVIVGSALANPAPQRRVYVDRPVSVYNEPDYYVDDYPPPPPRHTYRPRPVYQQPRPVVQSYGIEPWTGAWYDYCAQRYRSFNARTGTFVGYDGRTHFCTAG; from the coding sequence ATGATGAAAATTGCGCAAAACGCTCTACTTGCTGCTGCCGTCACCCTGACACCCATCGCCGCTGCAACGCAGGCCGAAGCCGGTGACCGCAACTATCGCCATCACCGGTCCGACGATGCTCTCGCTCTCGGCGTGATTGGCCTGGCGACCGGCGTCATCGTCGGCTCAGCCCTTGCAAATCCTGCGCCGCAGCGCCGCGTCTATGTCGACCGGCCGGTCTCCGTCTACAACGAGCCGGACTACTATGTCGACGATTACCCGCCGCCGCCGCCGCGCCACACCTATCGTCCGCGCCCGGTCTATCAGCAGCCGCGCCCCGTCGTTCAGTCCTATGGCATCGAGCCCTGGACCGGCGCTTGGTATGACTACTGCGCCCAGCGCTACCGCAGCTTCAACGCGCGCACTGGCACCTTCGTCGGCTATGACGGCCGCACGCATTTCTGCACGGCCGGCTGA
- a CDS encoding MBL fold metallo-hydrolase yields the protein MGKIQAGIIPVTPFQQNCTILFDDETREGVIVDPGGDVDVILQVIAENGITLKAIWLTHGHLDHAGGAAELKEKTGLSIIGPHKDDLPLLQRIETQAASYGIDGLRSVVPDQWLEDGQTVSFGDHVFEVYHCPGHAPGHVIYFNRGQKFAHLGDVLFSGSVGRTDLPGGNHQTLMNSIRDKVLPLGDDVGFICGHGPGSRIGDERRSNPFIQGL from the coding sequence ATGGGAAAGATTCAAGCGGGCATCATCCCCGTCACACCGTTCCAGCAAAACTGCACCATCCTCTTCGACGACGAGACCCGTGAAGGCGTGATCGTCGATCCGGGTGGCGATGTCGATGTCATCCTGCAGGTGATCGCGGAGAATGGCATCACGCTCAAGGCGATCTGGCTGACACATGGTCATCTCGATCATGCCGGCGGTGCTGCCGAACTCAAGGAAAAGACGGGGCTCAGCATTATCGGGCCGCACAAGGACGACCTGCCGCTGTTGCAGCGTATCGAGACCCAGGCGGCGTCCTATGGCATTGACGGGCTGCGCAGCGTCGTTCCGGATCAGTGGCTGGAGGATGGGCAAACGGTGTCCTTCGGCGATCACGTGTTCGAGGTCTATCACTGCCCGGGCCATGCCCCGGGTCATGTCATCTATTTCAATCGTGGACAGAAGTTCGCCCATCTCGGTGATGTCTTGTTCAGCGGGTCCGTCGGGCGGACGGATCTGCCAGGCGGTAATCATCAGACGCTGATGAACTCGATCCGCGACAAGGTCCTGCCGCTCGGCGATGACGTCGGCTTCATCTGCGGGCACGGGCCGGGCAGCCGGATCGGCGACGAGCGGCGCTCCAATCCCTTCATTCAGGGTCTCTGA